One Branchiostoma lanceolatum isolate klBraLanc5 chromosome 18, klBraLanc5.hap2, whole genome shotgun sequence DNA window includes the following coding sequences:
- the LOC136423836 gene encoding monocarboxylate transporter 13-like, translating to MATVRHHDEAPDGGWGWFVVLSSFLSHTAIWGTLKSFGVFFTYILHAFGEDAESTAWISSIQGALTMFGSLPTGALCNVFGCRAVVMAGSLMATVGLLSSMFVTSLPVMYLTAGLITGLGFSFMYTPCITMVGRYFKKRRALANGLGLSGSGVGTFAFPPVFQLLIDHYGWRGSLFIVAGVALQGCMFGALLRPIYLDEDIDDKKRTKSNDTKAHSRRHWTCLSLCKLLDLSLFQKPYFVVFIFASMLVIFGNFIPFVHLVAHARSVGTAAQEAAFLVSVVGIGDLVSRIAYGWLSDLGLFYRLRGYVVCNLGLGLCLLFLPFAKTYPAMLVCCLAIGLFGGSCASQTAVFLAEFCGVSRLASAVGIAYGIQGFAMLFGPPIAGRLYDVTGNYTASFYVAGSVEMLSVLMLTSLEAHRTRTTQQTPDIMESFLSTENIEIRDTEKDKEWTESIDQSIVHESSV from the exons ATGGCGACTGTGAGACACCATGACGAGGCGCCGGACGGCGGTTGGGGCTGGTTTGTCGTTCTGAGCAGCTTTCTATCCCACACAGCTATCTGGGGCACCCTCAAGTCTTTCGGAGTCTTCTTCACCTACATTCTCCATGCGTTCGGTGAAGACGCTGAGAGTACAGCATGGATCAGCTCTATCCAAGGAGCACTCACTATGTTTGGAT CGCTTCCTACCGGGGCCCTGTGTAACGTGTTCGGCTGCAGGGCGGTGGTGATGGCGGGGAGTCTGATGGCCACAGTCGGTCTCCTCTCCAGCATGTTCGTCACCAGTTTACCGGTCATGTACCTGACGGCTGGGCTCATCACAG gtcTTGGGTTCTCCTTCATGTATACACCTTGCATTACCATGGTGGGGAGATACTTCAAGAAAAGAAGAGCGCTTGCTAACGGACTAGGTTTATCAGGCTCCGGAGTCGGAACATTCGCTTTTCCACCCGTATTTCAGCTACTTATAGACCACTATGGGTGGCGGGGTTCCCTTTTTATCGTAGCAGGGGTAGCCTTACAAGGCTGCATGTTTGGTGCCCTGTTAAGACCGATATATCTGGACGAAGACATTGACGACAAGAAAAGAACTAAATCAAATGACACGAAGGCTCACTCAAGACGTCATTGGACATGTCTTTCCCTATGTAAACTCCTGGACCTTTCCCTTTTTCAGAAAccgtattttgttgtttttatttttgccaGTATGCTCGTAATCTTTGGTAATTTTATCCCCTTTGTTCACCTCGTTGCCCATGCGAGAAGTGTTGGAACTGCAGCGCAAGAAGCTGCTTTCCTTGTCTCAGTCGTCGGTATTGGTGATCTGGTGTCCAGGATTGCGTACGGCTGGCTCTCGGACTTGGGGCTGTTCTATCGTCTCCGTGGGTACGTCGTCTGCAACCTCGGACTCGGTCTGTGTCTGCTCTTCTTACCGTTTGCCAAAACGTACCCTGCCATGCTGGTATGTTGCCTTGCTATCGGCCTGTTTGGTGGATCCTGTGCCAGTCAAACGGCAGTGTTTCTGGCGGAGTTCTGTGGAGTTAGCCGGCTGGCCAGTGCGGTGGGGATAGCCTACGGGATACAGGGGTTTGCCATGTTGTTCGGCCCGCCTATTGCAG GtcgtttgtatgacgtcaccggaAATTACACCGCCTCGTTCTATGTTGCCGGAAGTGTCGAGATGCTCAGCGTTCTGATGCTGACGTCACTAGAAGCACATCGCACAAGGACTACTCAGCAGACACCTGACATCATGGAATCTTTTCTGTCCACTGAAAATATCGAAATTCGTGACACAGAAAAAGATAAGGAATGGACTGAGTCTATAGACCAATCTATCGTCCACGAAAGCAGCGTGTAA